The Methanopyrus kandleri AV19 DNA segment GGTACCTCGAGTGGTTCGAGGAGCTCCCGGAGGAGCTCCAGGAGCGTATGGTCGAGACCTGGGGTGAACCTCCGGGCGACTCCATGGTGCTCGACGACCACCTAGTCATCGCCGGGATCCGAACGGGGAACGTGTTCCTGACCGTTCAGCCGAAGCGCGGCTGCGCCGGTACCGAGTGCAACGGGGACGTCTGCAAGATCCTTCACGATCCACACTGCCCGCCGACGCACCATTACTACGCGTTCTACCGGTGGATCAGGGACGAGTTCCGGGCCGACGTGTTACTCCACGCCGGCACCCACGGGACCCTCGAGTGGTTGCCGGGGAAGTCCGTGGGACTGTCCCGAGAGTGTTGGCCCGAGGTGTGCTTGGGCGACCTGCCGGTAGTGTACTGGTACATCGTGAGCAATCCCTCGGAGGGAGTCCAGGCCAAACGCCGCGGGTACTCGACGCTAGTGGATCACTGCCCGCCCCCGATGGGGACTACCGAGGCCGGCCTAGAGGAGCTCGAGGAGCGGCTCGAAGAGGCGCTGCGCGACCCGGATCGCGAGGACCGGCGGCTCTTCGAGGAATGGGAGGTCCGCTCGGGGGCCTTCATCGAAAAGGGCTTACACGTGATCGGCGAACCCGCGTACGACCCGGAGCGTCTCTCGGAGTTCCTGTTCGCTCTCTGTAGGAACCGACTCCGAGAGCTGATCGCGGAGTCGGCTGGGCTGGATCTGGAGGAGCTGACCGAGCGTCCCGAGGCGGAGAACGACCTGTTCGGCGCCACGAACGCCGAGGTGCTGAGAGCCCTCGATGCGGTGATCCGAGGACTGTGTGAGGAGACCGTCTCGGAGGCACACCACGGACCCGACCGAAAAGGATAACCTCCCCGGATCTCGGGACCCGCACGGGCTAACCTATGGGATTATTCTCCAAGCTCTTCCGTCGCGGACCGAAGCCTCAAATCGCGGAGAGCGAGCGGGTCACGGGCCCCCTAGCCGTCAGCCGGGACTACTACATCGTGGCCTCCGTCGAGCTGGGTAACACGACCACTAAATGCATCCTCACAGCTACCGACCTGAAGGAAGGCGTCACGTACCTTATTCACAAGGAGGTACGAATGACCAGGGACGTGCGCCCACCGCGGTCCGGAGAGGAGGTGTTCGGAAAGACCGTGTGGGGTGTCGAGCTCACGCGGGATTCCGTGGCCGAGATGGTGGCGGACACGCTCAAGTCGGCCGTCAAGAACGCCAACATCAAGATCGACGACGTCCACTTCGTCGTGCGCTCCACCGGTGTGACCGCCGGGTTCGCGTCCCCGGAAGAAGTC contains these protein-coding regions:
- a CDS encoding cobaltochelatase subunit CobN, which encodes MRVLCVCSGTMLKAARDVAERFSELKIDVAYQDDPIDPNRYDLIVLLKVTNVNLPTDHDAEVVAVPLDGSTGIQHLNTAPSSVVERAAEYLEKGGKENLENERGFESFEKLGVPVLNAVVSWYTDRDGWRESEGGLSPADVAYGISLAELQGRIDPVLVGTKRDRGEFEPLPERCRLAARRAIRWARLRRKDPAERRVAVVLNNGICSGGEARIGAAMGLDTFESLARLLQHMAEEGYRLDWVPRDGRELEREFFRRKAFDEFKRTRVEDIVASGGAVDLVPLDRYLEWFEELPEELQERMVETWGEPPGDSMVLDDHLVIAGIRTGNVFLTVQPKRGCAGTECNGDVCKILHDPHCPPTHHYYAFYRWIRDEFRADVLLHAGTHGTLEWLPGKSVGLSRECWPEVCLGDLPVVYWYIVSNPSEGVQAKRRGYSTLVDHCPPPMGTTEAGLEELEERLEEALRDPDREDRRLFEEWEVRSGAFIEKGLHVIGEPAYDPERLSEFLFALCRNRLRELIAESAGLDLEELTERPEAENDLFGATNAEVLRALDAVIRGLCEETVSEAHHGPDRKG